Proteins encoded within one genomic window of Balneolaceae bacterium:
- a CDS encoding amidohydrolase family protein, with the protein MGTSRKDFLKLTGVVGLSVAGLGVISAGCNSKNENLFRRTQKDWQSDPEWQQIKYGDWGGPGVPPGPGPMDHVLLKDHAPRSSVVAQETFIEQAKFPVIDVHIHNYPESSKDISSEEALANWVDNMDEVGVELSVVLTGEIGENFDRLVDFYLTDYPDRFQLYCGIESDGIDQPDYPERAVKELERCYEMGARGLGEITDKGFGITRDQDLAPNERLHPNDDRLVPIWSKAAELNMPVNLHIADHPSAWQAPDVFQERTPIYQQFNQHQSEGLHYGELLDLLPQTLQKNPDTTFIACHLANLGNDLGRLSDLLDQYSNLFVRYLSTRL; encoded by the coding sequence ATGGGGACAAGCCGAAAAGATTTTTTAAAACTAACAGGGGTTGTAGGGTTGAGTGTAGCAGGCTTGGGAGTGATATCTGCCGGTTGTAATTCGAAAAATGAAAATTTGTTTAGAAGGACACAAAAAGACTGGCAGTCCGATCCGGAGTGGCAACAAATTAAGTATGGTGACTGGGGAGGTCCCGGAGTACCACCTGGGCCGGGGCCAATGGATCACGTTCTGCTGAAAGATCATGCCCCGAGATCTTCCGTTGTGGCGCAAGAGACATTTATAGAGCAGGCAAAATTTCCTGTTATAGATGTGCATATCCACAATTATCCTGAATCTTCAAAAGATATTTCTTCAGAGGAAGCCCTCGCAAACTGGGTGGATAATATGGATGAAGTGGGAGTTGAATTGTCAGTGGTTTTAACCGGAGAGATTGGAGAGAACTTCGACAGATTGGTTGATTTCTATTTGACAGATTATCCAGATCGATTTCAACTTTATTGTGGTATTGAATCGGATGGAATTGACCAACCGGATTATCCGGAACGGGCTGTAAAAGAACTTGAGCGCTGCTATGAAATGGGGGCGCGAGGTCTTGGAGAAATTACCGATAAAGGATTCGGAATAACACGAGATCAGGATTTGGCTCCAAATGAGCGTTTACATCCCAACGATGATCGCCTGGTACCGATTTGGTCAAAAGCAGCAGAATTAAACATGCCGGTGAATCTTCATATCGCAGATCATCCATCAGCATGGCAGGCTCCGGATGTTTTTCAGGAGCGGACCCCCATCTATCAACAATTCAATCAACATCAAAGCGAAGGGCTTCATTATGGTGAGTTATTAGATTTATTACCTCAGACTCTTCAAAAAAATCCAGATACAACGTTTATAGCATGCCATTTGGCAAATTTAGGAAATGATCTGGGCAGGTTGTCCGATCTGTTGGATCAATATTCAAATCTATTTGTACGATATCTCAGCACGAGATTATGA
- a CDS encoding Gfo/Idh/MocA family oxidoreductase, whose translation MNSNRRDFLKTAGLAGAGMLMGGSKTGQNDQPFKQNESQHFNMHGYAAPKLERVRMGFVGIGSRGSGTVERMAVIEGVEITALCDLYDDRIEKTVQSLREFSDHEPDRYSGNGDAWKEMCSRNDIDLIYIATPWDLHAEIAVFSMEHGKHVFTELPAAVTIDECWKVVETSERTRKHCFMESSDCHGGISSVLLNMVRDGFFGELIHAEGHYIHDRVSDDSRWTRDEDNHQWFGYRPWRLKENINRNGNLYPSHGLAPLSQMMDLNYGDQMDYLVSISSNDFTMADRMEELAKKDDFYEAYVGLNFRGNMNTTVIRTKMGRTIMLQHDISSPRPGRRFHLISGDKGIYEAEPSRIAMSHDGWIPEEEFEALVENYTPEIAKKFNEKVQQAGGRRGDRSYARVTPSDWRLIDCLRNGLPLEKDVYDAALYSAVTPLSEWSVARKGATVKVPDFTAGAWQTNSRGLDISIQKGGTTNLL comes from the coding sequence ATGAATAGCAATCGTAGAGATTTTTTAAAAACAGCAGGTTTAGCCGGAGCCGGAATGCTGATGGGTGGATCTAAAACTGGACAAAACGATCAACCGTTTAAGCAGAATGAATCACAGCATTTTAATATGCATGGTTACGCAGCGCCAAAGCTGGAACGAGTACGCATGGGGTTTGTTGGTATAGGAAGTAGAGGATCCGGTACAGTTGAACGAATGGCCGTAATTGAAGGTGTAGAAATTACAGCACTTTGCGATCTGTATGATGACCGAATTGAGAAAACCGTCCAATCCCTCCGCGAATTTTCAGATCATGAACCGGACCGATACTCTGGGAATGGTGATGCATGGAAGGAGATGTGCAGCAGAAACGATATTGATCTCATATATATCGCAACTCCATGGGATCTGCATGCAGAAATCGCTGTTTTTTCAATGGAGCATGGCAAGCATGTTTTTACAGAACTTCCGGCAGCAGTTACCATAGATGAATGCTGGAAGGTTGTTGAAACCTCCGAAAGAACCCGAAAGCACTGTTTTATGGAAAGCAGCGATTGCCACGGCGGAATATCGTCAGTCTTATTGAATATGGTTCGCGATGGTTTCTTTGGCGAATTGATTCATGCAGAAGGCCACTACATCCATGACAGAGTGTCTGATGATAGCAGATGGACAAGAGATGAGGACAATCACCAATGGTTTGGATACCGGCCCTGGCGTCTAAAAGAAAACATCAACCGGAATGGAAATCTTTATCCCAGCCACGGTTTAGCGCCTCTTTCTCAAATGATGGACCTAAATTACGGTGATCAAATGGATTACCTGGTTTCCATTTCAAGCAATGATTTTACAATGGCAGACCGAATGGAAGAACTGGCCAAGAAAGATGACTTTTATGAAGCCTATGTGGGACTGAATTTCCGGGGAAATATGAATACAACGGTCATCCGGACCAAAATGGGACGAACCATTATGCTTCAGCATGATATCAGTTCCCCGCGACCCGGCAGAAGATTTCATCTGATCAGCGGAGATAAAGGTATCTATGAAGCTGAACCATCCAGGATTGCCATGAGTCATGACGGATGGATTCCCGAAGAGGAATTTGAAGCGTTGGTAGAAAACTACACTCCTGAAATCGCAAAGAAATTTAATGAGAAAGTACAGCAGGCCGGTGGGCGCAGGGGGGACCGCTCGTATGCCCGCGTTACGCCGAGTGACTGGAGATTGATCGACTGTCTGCGAAATGGACTCCCGCTCGAGAAGGATGTTTATGATGCAGCTCTTTATAGTGCAGTTACACCCTTAAGTGAATGGTCAGTTGCTCGAAAAGGAGCTACTGTGAAAGTGCCGGATTTTACGGCCGGTGCCTGGCAGACCAATTCAAGAGGTCTCGATATTTCGATTCAAAAAGGGGGAACGACGAATCTATTATGA
- a CDS encoding acetylxylan esterase: MNQKWKLVWIDLIKRIGKVLILLLPMFLFLSEFVFAQDELNVIRGESSNNRWLHYSDASNALYHHVANQAYQILEEREKEVSGLKNLSEWQERQIEVRRILSNIVGPFPKKTPLNARIQRTVQKDTYKVEHIVFESQPDFFVTSSLFIPSGLTEKAPVVIYVSGHTAEGYRSETYQHKILNLVEKNFIVFAFDPVGQGERLEYNHADSETPSSFRSPAGGHSYSGVQGFITGNPQSRIMIWDGIRAVDYLLTRDEVDPDRIGITGRSGGGTQSAYIAAFDDRIYAAAPEAYITNFTRLLQSIGPQDSEQNFSGGIANGINHADLLAVRAPKPALMITTTEDFFSIQGARETANEVSKIYSAYGEVNHFQMVEDFGEHGSTEKNREAMYSFFQKHLNNPGDSEDVDVEILSDEEIQVTDTGQVFTSLNGKTISDLNREKVEVQFSQLENSRENLDRHLSEIAESVKDLSGYREPELIGEPVFTGRILRDGYVVEKYFFGGEGEYPIPYLMMIPENLNDKAILYLHPEGKMTDASESGPIEWFVKKGFTVLVPDLIGTGETASERPRNLLKEWHASVLIGRSITGIRAGDVTRLVQLLQQKYGFSEIYGIAVNEMGPVLLHSSAIDESFSKVALIKPLISYRSFVSTKYYDPGFISGAVAGSIQVYDLPDLAASFAPKKLLIINPVNGANEPVSKEDFNQDTRIIYKAYNHQNVSENIKITGNQTVKERVKSLEKWINN; the protein is encoded by the coding sequence ATGAATCAAAAATGGAAATTAGTCTGGATTGATCTCATTAAAAGAATTGGTAAGGTACTGATTCTATTGCTACCCATGTTTCTATTCTTAAGTGAATTTGTATTTGCTCAGGATGAGTTGAATGTCATCAGGGGGGAATCTTCGAATAACCGATGGTTACACTATAGCGATGCATCAAACGCTTTGTATCATCATGTAGCCAATCAGGCTTATCAAATTCTTGAAGAAAGAGAAAAAGAAGTCTCTGGACTGAAAAATCTATCTGAGTGGCAAGAAAGGCAGATTGAGGTTCGGCGAATTTTATCAAATATTGTTGGACCCTTTCCGAAAAAAACGCCATTAAATGCCAGGATACAACGAACTGTTCAAAAGGATACTTATAAGGTTGAACACATTGTGTTTGAATCCCAGCCTGATTTTTTTGTTACCTCTTCGCTTTTTATCCCAAGTGGACTTACTGAAAAAGCACCGGTTGTGATCTATGTAAGCGGACATACAGCGGAAGGATATCGAAGTGAAACATATCAACATAAAATACTGAACCTGGTTGAGAAAAATTTCATTGTATTTGCATTCGATCCTGTAGGCCAGGGAGAACGTCTTGAATATAATCATGCTGACTCAGAAACTCCTTCATCATTTCGCAGTCCGGCAGGCGGACATTCTTATTCCGGTGTACAGGGATTCATTACTGGAAATCCCCAATCCCGAATTATGATTTGGGATGGAATACGTGCTGTTGATTATCTGCTAACAAGAGATGAAGTGGATCCTGACAGAATAGGCATTACAGGGAGATCAGGCGGCGGAACACAATCGGCCTACATCGCTGCTTTTGATGATCGTATTTATGCGGCAGCACCGGAAGCGTATATCACAAATTTTACCCGGCTTTTACAATCTATTGGCCCACAAGACTCTGAACAGAACTTTTCAGGTGGAATTGCAAATGGGATTAATCATGCAGATCTGTTGGCGGTGCGGGCGCCAAAGCCGGCATTAATGATTACAACTACGGAAGATTTCTTTAGTATCCAAGGCGCGCGGGAAACAGCAAATGAGGTTTCAAAAATCTATTCAGCGTACGGCGAAGTAAACCATTTTCAAATGGTTGAAGATTTCGGGGAGCATGGTTCCACTGAAAAAAACAGAGAAGCGATGTACAGTTTCTTCCAGAAACATCTCAACAATCCGGGTGATTCTGAAGATGTTGATGTTGAGATTTTATCGGATGAAGAGATTCAAGTTACAGATACCGGTCAGGTTTTTACATCGCTTAATGGAAAAACAATTTCAGACTTAAACCGGGAAAAGGTAGAAGTACAATTTTCCCAATTAGAGAATTCGCGAGAAAATCTTGATCGACATTTGTCGGAAATTGCAGAATCTGTTAAAGATTTATCAGGGTACAGGGAACCGGAATTAATCGGGGAGCCGGTCTTTACAGGTCGAATATTGAGAGACGGATACGTTGTTGAAAAGTATTTTTTTGGAGGTGAGGGAGAGTACCCCATTCCATATCTGATGATGATTCCCGAAAATTTAAATGATAAAGCGATTCTCTATCTGCATCCGGAAGGGAAAATGACGGATGCTTCTGAATCGGGCCCAATTGAATGGTTCGTGAAAAAAGGATTTACAGTATTGGTGCCTGATCTGATCGGTACGGGGGAAACGGCATCCGAAAGACCTCGAAATTTATTAAAAGAGTGGCATGCTTCAGTTTTAATCGGAAGAAGCATTACTGGAATCCGGGCCGGAGATGTTACCCGTCTTGTTCAACTTTTACAGCAGAAATATGGATTTTCTGAAATTTATGGTATCGCTGTTAATGAAATGGGGCCTGTTTTACTGCATTCGTCTGCTATTGATGAATCATTTTCTAAAGTGGCTTTGATTAAACCACTTATTTCCTATCGATCATTTGTATCCACAAAATATTACGATCCTGGTTTTATATCCGGCGCCGTTGCTGGATCCATACAAGTCTATGATCTGCCTGATCTGGCTGCCAGTTTTGCTCCGAAAAAATTGTTAATCATAAACCCGGTAAATGGAGCAAATGAACCGGTAAGTAAAGAAGATTTTAATCAGGATACGCGGATTATCTATAAAGCGTATAACCATCAGAATGTCTCGGAAAATATAAAGATAACCGGTAATCAAACCGTAAAAGAGAGGGTTAAAAGTTTAGAGAAATGGATCAATAACTAA